A single window of Lutzomyia longipalpis isolate SR_M1_2022 chromosome 1, ASM2433408v1 DNA harbors:
- the LOC129797677 gene encoding ketohexokinase-like — protein MSKLSTILQDNGDIMEMIAREDLNILCVGICCMDVIQVCDVYPEEDSDIRSKHGRWQRGGNPSNNCTIFSLMGVKCEYMGTLSDSIMSNLLLDDFQKRKIVTKNCIIHKGCETPFSSVLLSLQNGTRTIVHSNPNLPEMTFSDFSQCNLREYTWIHFEPRNPPEMQQMMVAVHKWNEKAITTKKITVSLELEKPGKHPADLAELAHIVFLSRIYAEKELQAKDMTSALTSLRKRLQNKCKIICAWGSEGSAAMDVNGKIYCAPSFPPEKVVDSLGAGDTFCASTIYALAHGKSLFAAILYGNMIAGAKVGFHGYDAIENIYKDIYSALPL, from the exons ATGAGTAAACTTTCGACCATATTGCAGGATAACGGTGATATTATGGAAATGATTGCGCGAgaagatttgaatattttatgtgttGGAATATGCTGTATGGATGTAATTCAGGTGTGTGATGTATACCCAGAAGAGGACTCTGATatcag aTCGAAGCATGGGAGATGGCAAAGAGGTGGCAATCCTTCAAATAACTGTACAATATTTTCTCTGATGGGAGTTAAATGTGAATATATGGGCACTCTCAGTGATTCCATAATGTCTAATTTGCTCTTGGATGATTTTCAAAAGAGGAAGATTGTGACAAAAAATTGCATCATTCATAAAGGATGCGAGACACCATTTTCGTCTGTTCTGCTGAGCTTGCAAAATGGAACGCGCACCATTGTCCATTCCAATCCAAATCTTCCTGAAATGACCTTCAGTGATTTTTCCCAGTGCAATTTGAGAGAATACACTTGGATACACTTTGAACCTCGCAATCCCCCAGAAATGCAACAAATGATGGTGGCTGTGCAtaaatggaatgaaaaagCGATTACAACGAAGAAAATTACGGTGTCTCTAGAATTGGAGAAACCTGGAAAGCATCCAGCAGATTTGGCTGAGTTAGCTCACATAGTTTTTTTAAGTCGTATTTATGCAGAAAAGGAATTGCAAGCAAAAGACATGACAAGTGCACTTACGTCACTGAGAAAGAGGCTTCAAAATAA ATGTAAAATCATTTGTGCGTGGGGTTCTGAAGGAAGTGCTGCTATGGATGTCAACGGAAAAATATATTGTGCCCCCTCGTTCCCGCCTGAAAAAGTGGTGGACTCTCTTGGAGCTGGTGATACATTTTGTGCCTCAACAATTTATGCTCTTGCACATGGAAAGTCACTTTTTGCTGCGATTCTCTATGGAAATATGATTGCTGGGGCGAAAGTGGGCTTCCATGGTTACGATGCAATTGAAAATATCTACAAAGACATATATTCAGCACTGCCGTTGTAA
- the LOC129797592 gene encoding Golgi resident protein GCP60 codes for MSETVEDVVIEEGEKWGFPLKEIYRLSLKFYKEKLGKAVYISYEDNLKLVAFTQQATHGPLDFQNTPPVGVLDVIGRDRRLAWQQLGQIGRGHAMQGFIDLLDRLCPTFKPYVEAIRKDKEEKVKQAEQEMQLERDRQELERLKVEEQKKIDDEKNRAEQQKRQLQNMLNQQTFHQFKAYAEKQFPGNPDQQAHLIRQLQNEHYHQYMQQLQVQVTPEGINKIQTKVCSTENSLERAELATEAEENQYQSENEESFEYPVISRASMWTRSDLKAFKAEVSAGSGDGVIRVGHGDTVTVRVPTHEGGSCLFWEFCTDNYDIGFGVYFEWGKSYTSEVSVHISESDDEEDLGEDEEDLESSDIATVDDLESGPLQTTIPSSLQNKPPVSIIVPIYRRDCQNEVYAGSHVYPGDGVYLLKFDNSYSLWRSKTLYYRVFYTR; via the exons ATGAGTGAGACAGTTGAAGATGTAGTGATCGAGGAGGGAGAAAAGTGGGGCTTCCCTCTCAAAGAGATCTATCGGCTTTCacttaaattttacaaag aaaaactcGGGAAAGCGGTCTACATTAGTTATGAGGACAATTTAAAACTTGTGGCTTTCACACAGCAAGCAACACATGGGCCTCTTGACTTCCAGAACACTCCGCCGGTTGGTGTTTTGGATGTAATTGGACGCGATAGACGCCTGGCTTGGCAGCAACTTGGACAAATTGGTCGAGGTCATGCAATGCAAGGATTTATCGATCTTCTGGACCGTCTTTGCCCTACGTTCAAACCATACGTTGAAGCTATTCGCAAAGACAAGGAGGAGAAAGTGAAGCAAGCTGAGCAAGAGATGCAACTCGAACGAGACCGTCAAGAATTAGAACGATTGAAGGtagaggaacaaaaaaaaattgatgatgagAAAAATCGTGCAGAGCAGCAAAAGCGGCAGCTACAGAATATGCTCAATCAGCAGACTTTTCATCAATTCAAAGCTTATGCTGAAAAACAATTTCCGGGAAATCCAGATCAGCAGGCCCATCTCATACGTCAGCTTCAAAATGAGCATTATCATCAATATATGCAGCAACTACAAGTTCAAGTCACGCCCGAGGGCATAAACAAAATCCAAACTAAAGTATGTAGCAcggaaaattctcttgaaaGGGCTGAATTAGCCACGGAAGCAGAAGAGAATCAATACCAAAGTGAAAATGAGGAATCATTTGAGTATCCAGTAATAAGTCGAGCTAGTATGTGGACAAGATCCGACTTAAAAGCATTCAAAGCAGAAGTTTCTGCCGGATCAGGAGATGGAGTAATTAGAGTTGGGCATGGTGACACAGTGACA GTCCGTGTTCCTACACATGAGGGTGGGTCTTGCTTATTCTGGGAATTCTGCACAGACAACTATGATATCGGCTTTGGAGTATACTTCGAATGGGGAAAATCCTACACATCCGAAGTTTCTGTGCATATAAGCGAGAGCGACGACGAGGAAGATCTTGGAGAGGATGAGGAAGATCTCGAATCATCTGACATTGCTACAGTAGATGACTTAGAGTCAGGTCCATTGCAGACAACAATCCCATCGTCTCTTCAAAATAAACCACCAGTCTCTATTATTGTTCCCATTTATCGTAGAGATTGTCAAAATGAGGTTTACGCTGGTTCACATGTTTATCCCGGAGATGGGGTGTACCTCCTCAAATTCGACAATTCTTATAGTTTATGGCGATCTAAGACCCTATATTATCGAGTTTTTTACACTCGATAA
- the LOC129797613 gene encoding acyl-CoA:lysophosphatidylglycerol acyltransferase 1-like, whose protein sequence is MIISDIGKLAKYPRAVFRFVFIIANNIYCIPTYVVWMVLLLPLRQCHPRLYYRIEGILFHWLLAIVSMWSYTAGYDIVELGDNITPCKNKRTLVLANHQSTADVPLMMAAFNAKSQILPNVMWIMDRLFKYTNFGIVSLIHQDFFIASGKANREKSIDLLKQHLIESYIPRDRKWMVLFPEGGFLRKRREISQRYARHNNLPILKNVTLPRVGALRAIMDVFDGDSNRCGNNNSGIKAYVNGDITNSNSKETNQDTLCSNLSSESNCNKYLEYVLDVTIAYPNGEPLDLPNIIHGLRDECQTYFYYRLYQYSEIPKENESLTKWLYDRFVEKETLLENFYRTKSFTGVASMCGPTVVHQDMIRFVIINLFFITSTYFHLQMFYTFIDYYQFYAHSAV, encoded by the exons ATGATAATCAGTGATATTGG CAAACTCGCGAAATATCCACGAGCTGTATTTCGTTTTGTTTTCATCATTGCAAACAATATCTATTGTATTCCCACGTATGTGGTGTGGATGGTACTCCTTTTGCCATTACGGCAGTGTCATCCTAGACTCTACTATAGAATCGAGGGCATTCTCTTTCACTGGCTCCTTGCTATTGTTTCAATGTGGTCATACACTGCTGGCTATGACATAGTAGAACTGGGTGACAATATTACACCATGTAAGAATAAAAGGACACTCGTTTTGGCTAATCATCAAAGTACAGCAGATGTGCCGCTTATGATGGCGgcatttaatgcaaaatcacaaattttgcCTAACGTTATGTGGATTATGGATAGACTTTTCAAGTATACAAATTTTGGCATCGTTAGTTTAATACATCAAGACTTCTTCATTGCGTCT GGAAAAGCAAATCGAGAAAAGTCGATAGATTTGCTAAAGCAGCATTTAATTGAATCATACATTCCTAGGGATCGTAAATGGATGGTTCTTTTTCCAGAAGGGGGATTCCTCAGGAAACGCAGAGAAATTAGTCAGCG atatgCACGTCACAATAATTTGCCTATTCTAAAAAATGTTACACTGCCTCGTGTTGGAGCCCTGAGAGCTATAATGGATGTGTTTGATGGTGATAGTAATAGGTGTGGAAACAACAACAGTGGAATAAAAGCATATGTAAATGGTGATATTACAAATAGTAACAGCAAAGAAACTAATCAAG ATACATTATGCAGCAATTTATCTTCAGAAAGcaattgcaataaatatttggaatatGTTTTGGATGTAACGATAGCATATCCAAATGGTGAACCTCTTGATCTCCCAAATATTATCCATGGACTGCGGGATGAATGTCAAACATACTTCTACTATAGATTGTATCAATATTCAGAG ATTCCAAAAGAGAATGAATCTCTCACAAAATGGCTGTATGATCGTTTTGTTGAGAAGGAGACACTGCTCGAAAATTTTTACAGAACAAAAAGCTTTACTGGAGTTGCCTCAATGTGTGGTCCGACTGTAGTACACCAAGATATGATTAGATTTGTAATAATTAACCTATTTTTCATAACATCAACATATTTTCACCTCCAAATGTTTTACACATTCATCGACTACTATCAATTTTACGCTCATAGTGCTGTATAA